A stretch of Pyrenophora tritici-repentis strain M4 chromosome 7, whole genome shotgun sequence DNA encodes these proteins:
- a CDS encoding Cdc48-dependent protein degradation adaptor protein (Shp1) — protein MSEAAPNRDAQIAELANLTGLDAATAERYLNASNGDLGLAATLFFDESTEQQDATSEPDVDMADSDPTPDPTQNPPPPTSAGGGRTLGGAYVPPSQAPAAASSSSRPAAGRGQPTQRGVAGARTLRDLQSENQDFFAGGEKSGLAVQNPNQSNPRDQINSILKRARQNAPRPGGDEEPPTSSFFRGAGTTLGGDDAPSRTIPDPNANIPAPPPRAHRELHLWRDGFSVDDGDLFRYDDPANARTLEMINTGHAPLHILNVEHGQEVDVEVHAHKDEDYVKPKKKYVPFSGNGNRLGSPTPGASSSASTMPQPASGSTAASTSGGSAQPTVDVDSSTPTLTLQVRLGDGTRLSSRFNTTHTIGDVYDFVDRARPDSQGRQWALMTTFPSKELTDKSQVLGDIAEFKRGGVVVQKWK, from the exons ATGTCTGAAGCTGCACCCAACAGAGACGCGCAGATTGCAGAGCTCGCTAATCTCACTGGCCTTGACGCGGCAACG GCCGAACGCTACCTAAACGCATCCAACGGTGATCTCGGTCTCGCTGCGACTCTCTTTTTCGACGAGTCTACTGAACAACAAGACGCTACTTCTGAGCCCGACGTCGACATGGCCGATTCCGATCCAACACCCGATCCCACGCAGAACCCTCCGCCACCAACAAGCGCTGGCGGCGGACGCACTCTTGGTGGCGCGTACGTTCCTCCTTCACAggcaccagcagcagcatcatcatcatctcgGCCTGCCGCTGGCCGTGGACAGCCCACACAACGAGGTGTGGCAGGTGCGAGGACGCTGAGGGACTTGCAATCAG AGAACCAGGACTTCTTTGCCGGTGGCGAGAAGTCGGGCCTAGCAGTCCAAAACCCCAACCAGTCGAATCCTCGCGATCAGATCAACAGCATCCTAAAGCGGGCACGGCA GAATGCTCCCCGACCGGGTGGTGACGAAGAGCCGCCAACCAGCTCATTCTTCCGTGGTGCTGGTACTACGCTGGGCGGTGACGATGCTCCCTCACGTACGATCCCGGACCCCAACGCCAATATCCCCGCACCGCCCCCGCGCGCTCATCGCGAACTCCATCTCTGGCGCGACGGCTTCTCGGTCGATGACGGCGACTTGTTCCGCTACGACGACCCGGCTAATGCGCGCACGCTTGAGATGATAAACACGGGCCATGCTCCGCTACACATTCTAAACGTTGAGCACGGGCAGGAAGTGGACGTCGAGGTACATGCGCACAAGGATGAGGACTATGTGAAGCCAAAGAAGAAGTACGTTCCTTTCTCGGGAAACGGAAACAGACTTGGTAGCCCTACCCCTGGTGCAAGTTCATCGGCTAGTACCATGCCGCAGCCGGCCTCAGGGAGCACGGCGGCCTCGACCTCGGGAGGCTCTGCGCAACCTACAGTTGACGTGGATTCGTCGACGCCTACGCTTACGCTACAAGTTCGCCTCGGTGATGGCACACGGTTGTCGTCCCGGTTCAACACCACACACACCATCGGCGATGTCTACGACTTTGTGGACAGGGCTAGACCGGATAGCCAGGGTCGCCAGTGGGCGCTGATGACGACATTCCCTAGCAAGGAGTTGACTGACAAGTCGCAGGTGCTAGGTGACATTGCAGAATTCAAGCGCGGCGGTGTTGTGGTGCAGAAGTGGAAGTAG
- a CDS encoding TOM13 domain containing protein — MTSPSPNLTSSGITIPSDSENYDANNELSSTSSSTNTTTSSPLILYKPPTLWGLLRGAAINLLLPFVNGLMLGFGELVANEAAYRLGWSGTKIFPTHRSGSDSRRVGPGVEMRADPVERRRRNGQEMDMYTSME, encoded by the exons ATGACATCACCCAGCCCCAACCTAACCTCCTCGGGAATAACCATCCCCTCGGACAGCGAAAACTACGACGCCAACAACGAACTCTCCAGCACCTCCAGCAGCACAAACACCACCACATCATCCCCCCTGATCCTGTACAAACCACCCACACTATGGGGCCTACTCCGCGGCGCAGCAATTAATCTCCTCCTGCCATTTGTCAACGGGTTGATGCTTGGGTTTGGCGAGTTGGTTGCGAATGAAGCTGCGTATCGGTTGGGGTGGAGTGGGACCAAG ATATTTCCCACGCACCGCTCAGGTTCGGATTCCCGTCGTGTAGGTCCTGGTGTAGAGATGCGTGCGGATCCTGTGGAGAGGAGACGGCGGAATGGACAGGAGATGGATATGTATACTTCGATGGAGTAA
- a CDS encoding YidC, Preprotein translocase subunit YidC, with protein sequence MHDAFLRTSSVRYASWYAPWSWGKSGGAVDASAMSPPQQVPIANFSNNPTSEFVADAEPVTTATPELAPAGIDKAAVVDGASDGASPIAESATTTSNPQTLDELFGVDPVKDTLPPDAIEFDPTRLIDHVGQMKEMGLDYGYGMTTLMQQGLEAIYISSGWGWAGSIMAAAVAVRCVTFALQAMTSDKAAVMASLGPITKPLQDKMEDAIARGDKQAADMYRMQQQEAIRPFIGGMASMGGFMIAQGWIGISAFRLMRAMAELPIPGMTTDGFLWFSDLTTRDPYFFLPVATTAMMYTVFKLGGETGLQTASKSQKTMMTVMAFFLGAVTAFQAAAIQIYFFTSALLGGMTGWLLRQNKFRRFIRIRPIPSKESLELYTPIVQGKMKLSNIKTTTGSSRVRYQAPTPRSSSGTTRRSLSDIKIKADAPLPAHLKPEAKPINRERPDRDVDYEEGTKGLTIPEKLDYYRRNYRLSFIYRRMNSGADAWMSKMGYGGKKMTPELARKKKREEDYEIERRRRFENRS encoded by the exons ATGCACGATGCGTTCCTGCGCACCTCTTCCGTCCGCTACGCTTCATGGTATGCTCCTTGGAGCTGGGGAAAATCTGGTGGCGCTGTCGACGCCAGTGCCATGTCGCCTCCACAGCAAGTCCCAATCGCCAACTTTTCCAATAATCCGACGTCCGAATTTGTAGCAGATGCAGAACCCGTTACCACAGCCACACCCGAACTTGCGCCTGCAGGTATCGACAAGGCTGCTGTAGTGGATGGAGCGTCTGATGGAGCGAGTCCAATTGCAGAGAGCGCAACCACCACCAGCAACCCGCAGACACTCGATGAACTCTTTGGCGTAGACCCAGTGAAGGATACCCTCCCCCCTGATGCTATCGAATTCGACCCTACGCGCCTGATCGATCATGTGGGACAAATGAAGGAGATGGGCTTGGACTATGGTTATGGTATGACGACACTCATGCAACAGGGATTAGAGGCCATCTACATATCGTCAGGCTGGGGCTGGGCCGGAAGCATCATGGCGGCTGCTGTGGCCGTTCGCTGCGTTACCTTTGCCCTCCAAGCGATGACTTCGGACAAGGCAGCAGTCATGGCATCTTTGGGCCCCATTACCAAGCCTCTGCAAGACAAGATGGAAGATGCCATAGCACGCGGCGACAAGCAGGCAGCCGACATGTATAGGATGCAACAGCAGGAAGCCATCAGACCCTTTATAGGCGGCATGGCTTCGATGGGTGGCTTCATGATAGCCCAAGGTTGGATTGGCATATCTGCCTTTCGGCTTATGAGGGCCATGGCCGAACTTCCAATACCTGGAATGACGACGGATGGATTCCTGTGGTTTTCCGACTTGACAACTCGCGACCCATACTTTTTTCTACCGGTCGCTACTACCGCCATGATGTACACCGTCTTCAAG TTGGGAGGCGAGACCGGTCTACAAACTGCGAGCAAGAGCCAAAAGACCATGATGACTGTAATGGCGTTTTTTCTCGGCGCGGTCACTGCGTTCCAGGCCGCGGCTATACAAATCTACTTCTTCACGTCGGCCCTCTTGGGTGGTATGACGGGTTGGCTACTCCGTCAGAACAAGTTCCGTCGCTTCATTCGCATCCGCCCTATCCCCAGCAAGGAGAGCCTCGAACTTTATACCCCCATTGTTCAGGGCAAGATGAAGTTGAGCAATATCAAGACTACTACGGGTAGTAGCAGAGTCCGGTACCAGGCGCCCACGCCCAGGTCATCATCAGGCACCACTCGCCGCTCCCTCTCTGACATCAAAATCAAAGCCGACGCTCCCCTGCCTGCCCATCTAAAACCAGAGGCCAAGCCTATCAACCGCGAGAGACCTGACCGTGACGTGGATTACGAAGAGGGTACAAAGGGTCTGACAATACCCGAGAAACTGGACTACTACAGGCGCAACTACCGGTTGAGTTTTATCTACAGAAGGATGAACAGTGGTGCAGATGCTTGGATGAGCAAAATGGGGTATGGGGGGAAGAAGATGACGCCGGAGCTggcgaggaagaagaagagggaggAGGATTATGAGATTGAGCGAAGGAGGAGGTTCGAGAATAGGTCGTAG